The following nucleotide sequence is from Pedobacter sp. PACM 27299.
TTACGTCTGATTTCTTCGATAACTTCATCGGTACTCCTATTTCTATCTTTCTTTAACTGAATCAGGTAATCTCCGGTATTAGGCTCTGTAATAAAAAAGCCCATCTGCGTACCTGTCCGCCGGGAATAAGTAGCTACCTCCGGAATCTTGACAATCATCCGCTCCACTTCAGTCAGGATTCGATCCGTCGCTTCCAAAGAAGTACCTGGAGGTGTTTTATAATCCAGCACCACACTGCCTTCATCCATTTCCGGTAAGAACCCCGTTTCTAAACGAGGAAACAGGAACAGCATCAGCAATAGGAGCAAGCCAATAAATCCATAACTCCAATAAGATCTTTGAATAAAATAGCTGATCCAGGCACTGTTCTTTGACTCCCTTACTGGAACAGCGGGATTTAAGGCTGACACCTGCAGCAATTCCGCCGCTGCATTTTCTGAAATCGGGATTTCTTTTTTACTGAGTAATAGGTAAATCACTGGCAAACCAATCCAGGTTACAAAAAAAGAACACACCAGTGTGATGACCATGGTGTTGGTCATTACCTGAAAATAAGCGCCTGCAACACCTGTCATCAGTACAAAAGGAATAAAAATCACGATGGTGCTAATGGAGGAGCCCAGCATTGCCGGAAAGAGATAGGCGATTGCCTTTTTCAACAGCACATCAGTTGGCGCTCCCGGATGCTCTTCATGTGTTCGGTGAATCTGCTCAACTACCACAATTGCATCATCGATAATCAATCCGATAGCCGCAGCAATTGCACCTAGTGTCATGATATTGAAAGAGTAACCAATAGCGTACAAAGAGATGAGTGTTAAACCGAGGGTAACAGGAATGGTGAGCAAAATACTGAGACTGGGTTTCAGGGAGCGTAGAAAAACGATGGCCACTACAATGGCCAATACCAAACCGATCCACAAACTGTCAGTCACACTTTTTACTGTAGTATTCACAAAATCAGCCTGCAGATAATAAGGTTTTATTGTCACTCCCTGAGGTAAAATTTTTCTCAAATCAGCAACCTTCAGTTCCATTTGCGCGGAAAGATCCACCAGGTTCGCATTTGGCTGTTTGATGACTGCAATCAAAATTCCTGGCTTCCCATTGGCATTCACCCTGGTATATTCAATCGCTTCGGCTGCGCTAATTTCCGCAAGCTCTTTCAATCTAACTGCTCTATTGCCCTTTTTACTGACGATTACATTTTCAAGATCTGCCTTTGTCTTTAGCGTAGCATCTGTAACTGATAAATATAAATAGTTAAAATCCACTACATAACCATTAGATTTCACAAAGTTGGTTTGCGTCATTGCATTGGCAATTTGATCGGGACTAATCGCCAGCGCTGTCATTTTTGAAGGTTCTAGCTTTACGCGGTATTCCTTAGTTTTCCCACCGATGACCCGGATTTCCGAAACCCCTTCCACCTGCAATAGAAATGGCTTAATGGTATAATCTGCCAATTGTTTCAGTTCAATTGGGGATTTAATCCTGCTTTCCAATGTATAACCACTAACCGGAAGAATCGATGGATTCATCTTCTCTACTGTCAGGTTCAACTCTGGAGGAAGGCTGTTTTTAATTTTAGCAATCTGCGATTCAATTCTTTGCTGACTTAAATCGATGTCGGCATTCCAGTTCATGTAGGCTGATATTTCGCAGGTCCCCCTACTCGTTACACTTCTGATGAGCTTTAAATCCGGCACCTGTTTCACTACATTTTCCAAAGGCCGCGTCACTGTCAGCATCATCTGATTGACTGGCTGCAACTGACCTTCTGCAATGATCTTGATCTTTGGAAAAGTAATTTCCGGAAATAAAGCCGTTTTGATCCTGGTATAGGAAAAAGCGCCCCCCAGAAGAACCAGCAGCAAAACCACCATTAATGGTTTCTTATGAGAGATGAAAAAGTTATTCATAGCTTATTTCTTGATTTTAACTTTCGCTGTATCTGCAAGCCCATAATTACCGCCCAATACAAACCGATCATTGGCTGCAAAGCTGGGCGACAGGATTTCTACCTGTTTTCCATCATCGATCCCCTTTTTCACAACCACCTTAACGGCTGTCGAGTCGTTACTCAATTTCATTACCCAAAATTCATCTTCCGTTTCATTACTCAGCAGCGCAGTTTTTGGAAGCGTCAAGGCATTGGGATGATACAAATTGACAATTCTTGCGCTGGCTACGAGATTTTCTGGAATGGTATGATCAGGAGCAACATGAATGATAAAACGCTGCGTCTGCGCTACAGAATCTACACTGGCCAAAGGAAGGCCAATCGTTCCGGCCAACTGCTCTCCGTCTGGCAAAGTCAGCGCTACCACAGCATTATTGACTAAACTTTGTCTCATCGCATAAGGAGCATCCAATAAAAACACCAGGCTATTTTTATTACTCAAAACCGCAAGAACCTCTCCTTCTGGCACATAATCTCCCTTTTGATGGTTCAGCATAGTGATGAAACCAGGTGCTGCAGCCCGGATATTTGAGGTGCCTGAAAACTTAAATGCTGGATCAAGCCGATTAATGGAATTCCCAATGGCCTGCGCTTCTTTAGTGACCAGGCTGAATAACACCTGGCCACTACGAACAGCATCCCCCATTTTGACCTTCATTTCCTTTAGGTATCCATTTATACTGGCCTTGATATAGCTTTTTTCCAGATAGCTGGAACTGGCATTTAAATCCACATGCGAAGTCATATCCTGATATGCAGGAAGTGTAATTTCTACTATAGTTTGCTGTTCCTGAGCAACCAGACTATTATCTTTTGCCGGAGTTCCACAGGCAGCCAGCAATAGACTGAGGCAAGCAGCAACTATATTTTTTATTACATTCTTCATATTATCTGTTCCAATAATTGAATTGATTGATCAGCTTAAAGCCATTGATATAGGTTTGACGCAGCAGATTTTTAGCGGTTAGGTAATTGTTAATCGCGAGGATATAATCGGCAATCCTAAGGTCACCGGTATGCAGCAGCCGACTATCTACCTCGATCAAACTTTTAGCAAACCTGATCTGCTCGTTAAGCTGTGGATACAAATCCTGATTTTCCTTGATCTGCTGCAGCAATAGATGAACTTGCTGTTGATGCTGTCTGATAAAAAACTCCTGATAAGCGAGTCTGGTTTCCTGCTGAATATTCAGCTGCTGCAGCTGCATCGTTTTTTGATGCCCATCATAAATTGGGATAGAAAGTGTAAAACCAGCACTTGTTCCGAAATTCTTGTAGGGCTGTAGTAAAAATGAAGAATTATACCCCCCATTTACATAAATACTGGCTTTGGGTCTGTAGTTCAGCGCTACCCCAATCTTATCATTTTCATTTTTTAGACTGTCTAACTTGTAGCGTGTAGTAAAAAATGAGCCGCGCACAGGAATAGCAGGACTAATATCAGGGGCCTCTATTGGATTTACAGCGGTATCAATTATCCCACAAAGGTAATTTAACATCACATAGTCACTATTAAACTGCATTTCTGCTTGTTTACAGGCTAATCGCTGCTGTTGAAAGGTGACCAGGAAAGTAAGATATTCAGATTGCTTATACGTATTTGCGCGGGTAAGTTTTTTCAGAACCACCTCTTCTTTTTTCAGTAGTTCATAAACTTCCGCATTAAACACCATTTGCTCCTGACTTGCGTAAGCATTTAAATATTGATCCGTAATGTTCTTTTTTAGGTCAAGTAACGACCAACTGGCCGCATATTTAATGGAATCGCGATGAATCTTTAATTGCTCTTGTTGCTGATTGATTCGACCTTTCCCTATCAGCATATAATTTACAGTCAGCAATGCCTCCAGGCTCTGCCCGTTACTAAGTGCTTGATCATAACCGTAACCTTTAACCACTGGCGCATATAAACCTGTTGAGCTTGCGGTAACCTGGGGGCGATAACCGGCCCGCCACCTTAAACTATCTATCCGATTGCTGAGCTGTTGGTTTTTATAATCATTCAAAACCGGACTGGCAGTCAGCCCCTGATGGATAAAGTAATCCAGGTCTTTCCCGGAAATAGATTGTCCTTTTCCAGAAATTGAAAATAACAGCAGCACAATCAGTGCATATAGACTAGTTTTAGAACGTTCCATGAAAAGAAAGACCAACTGTTTTATCTTGATATACCGGCACCATACTATAGCTCAGCGTCTGTTTTCCGATCAGGAGTTTCTTTACATGCGGATATAAGTAATAGGCAATTTTGGTAGATAGGATTCCGATTCCCGCACCTGCAACCACATCACTCAGCCAATGTTTATTGTTGTACATCCTCAATGTACCTGTAGCCGTCGCCACCGCATATCCGGCATAGCCGTACCAGGGAGAAACATCTTTATATTCTTGATTTAAAAATTCGGCTGCGGCAAAAGCAGTAGCAGTGTGTCCTGAAGGAAAGGAATTATAACCGCTGCCATCTGGCCTTAACCGGTGGGAAGTTTTCTTTAAGATGGATACACTTCCTCCCATAATGGCGGTAGACAATACATAAATCCCTGTCGCATCTACCAGACTATGCTTTCCTTTTATTCCAGCAAAATTTAGTGCATAAACCGCAAGTGCCGGCGCAAACTGCGTGTAATTATCCAGATGCGCCGCAAATAATGGATGGTCTTCCTGAAGTTCGCTTTTTGTAGTTAAATCCAGATCTCTGATCGGATTGTTCCCAAAAGACAGCGCTCCATAAGTGAGAAATACTGCAGGAATAATCAATGCCTTTACTTTTAAAGGATGATCGCTGGCACGCTGCAGGGCTAAGGAATCAGTAGATTGAACCTGGGCATACAGAAAACCGGGCAAACAAAATGCAATTAACAGACAGTGTAGCTTTTTCATTATTCAAATGTTTAACTAAAGCTAACACTCAAATATGTAGAAATTCTGTAGTGGGCTAATCCCTAAAAAGTCCCCGACATCGAAAAGCCAAGCGTTTTTTGCTGATAGGCTGGCATCACATTGAAATTGCTTTGTTTTCGGCCCATAATCAGCCTTTTCAGCTTTGGGTAGACTAAATAACCCAGCTTAGCAGACAAGATACCTACACCAGCACCTGCCACCACATCACTTACCCAATGCTTATTATTATAAAGTCTGAATATTCCTGTAGTAGTGGCCACCGCATAACCTGCGTAACCAATCCATGGAGATACATCCTGATATTCCTGTTTTAAGAATTCTGCCGCTAAAAAAGCGGTTGCCGCATGTCCGGAAGGAAAAGAGTCGTAACTGCTTTCATCAGGGCGTAACCGATGAGATCCTTTTTTTCCCAATGCCACGACTCCTGTCATGATGCCCATAGACACGACATAATTACCTGTTGCATCAAGGTAGCTATTCTTGCCTTTTATGCCAGACAGATTAAGGCCATATACCGCTAATGCGGGTACATAACGCATAAAATCATCGGCACTTTTAGAAAAAAACGGATGATCCTCCTGAAGTTCCGCCTGCGTACTGCGGTCAAGATCTCTAATGAAATTATCTCCTTTTGCCATCAGGCCGTAGCCTATAAATACTGCAGGAATGATAAAAGGGGCAACTTTAACCTTATTCTTATTTGTTAATGAATCTGCCAACTGGCCTTTGGTTATTAAGGAAAAACACAACATTAGCAACACGCTACACTTCAATCTCAACATCTTTATATATATCTTATCTCTAAATTACCAGTTAATTCTGTAGTAATTCTGTGGCTGAAAAACCTTTTCTCAGGCCAAATTTGCAGTTTTACAAAAATCAAGCCCATTGATGGCATCATAAATGTGGCTACCACGCAATTACATTAAAATATATTATATGTCCAAAATTGAAATCACACTGGATCATCTCTTAGACGGCCTAATAGCTCGTATACCGTCTTTTATAGCAGCGCTCATCACTTTATTTGTTGGCCTCTATCTCATAAAATTTCTACTCCGTTTTTTAACCAATCGTTTTACAAAAGGAAGAATTGACATCTCGCTGTCTAGTTTTTTACTGAGTATTATCAAAGTTGTACTTTATGTACTGTTGTTATTAACAGTTGCTTCTACACTAGGTATTCAAACCACCTCTTTCGTGGCTGTACTAGGTGCTGCAGGCCTGGCGGTAGGGTTAGCTTTACAAGGCAGTCTGTCGAATTTTGCTGGTGGTGTCCTGATCTTATTATTTAAACCATTTAGAGTGGGACATGCGATATCTACAAATAATGGCGTCAGTGGTACGGTACTTAAAATTGACATCCTATATACTACCCTAAAGGCTGGGAACGGTACCACTTTATATGCTCCTAATGGTCCTCTTGCCAATGCAGTCATCAACAATCTAAGCGACAATGACACCAGGATGCTGGAATACGTGATTGGTGTTTCTTACGATTCAGACATCAATGTGGCCAGAAATGAAATTATAAAAGTGCTGGCTGCAGACCCACAGATCCTCAAAGAACCTGAACCTAAGGTATTGGTTACTGCTTTAGCGGATAGCTCGATCAACCTGACTATCCGTGCCTGGGCAGAAAACAAGGAATTCTGGCCAGTATACCACAGAAATTTTCAATTGATCAAAGAAGAACTGGATAAAAACAGCATTGGAATCCCATATCCGCAGCGCGAAGTCCATGTGATTACAGGAACGGAAACGGCAAAGTAAGTTATTTGCATAAAAAAAGAGCGTATCTTTTGGATACGCTCTTTTTTTATAGTTCATATAGCAGGGCTATTATTTACCTTCGTATTTTTTGAAGATTGAGGTCGCTGTATGGCCACCAAAACCAAAGGTATTGTTCATTACGTAGTTGATCTTTTTAGCAACTGACTTTCCTAGAACGATGTTTAATCCTTCAGGCATCCCTTCATCCAAATTCTCTGTATTTATAGTAGCCGGAACCATATCATGCTGTGCAGAAAGGATACTGATCACACTTTCAATTGCACCTGCAGCACCCAACAAATGGCCTGTCATAGATTTTGTTCCGCTGATCAATACCGGAGCGTCATTGAATACTTTTTTAATTCCGATCAATTCACTTAAATCACCAAGACCTGTTGAAGTCGCGTGTGCATTTATATAATCAATTTTTTCAGGCTCAATTCCAGCATCCTTCAATGCTTTTTTCATACCTTGAACCGCACCTAATCCCTGAGGATGTGTTCCCGTTAAGTGGTAAGCATCAGCAGCCATACCACCACCAACCATCTCACCATAAATAGTAGCACCTCTGGCAATTGCGTAATCGTAATCTTCCAGGATCAGGGCAGCAGCACCTTCAGCAATCACAAAGCCATCTCTGTCTTTATCGAATGGGCGTGAAGCTTTTTCAGGATCATCATTTCTTTTTGACAAAGCCTGAGCACCATTAAATCCTCCCACAGAAGAATCCGTGATAGCAGCCTCAGAACCACCTGCGATCATGATATTTGCTTTTCCTAATCTGATCGTATCAAAGGCACTGATAATTGCAGTGTTTGAAGAAGCACAAGCGGAAACTGTACAATAGTTTGGTCCATGCAGACTGTTACGTATAGAGATCACTCCAGCCGCGATATCCACAATCATTTTAGGAATAAAATAAGGGCTGAATCTTGGAGTCCCATCACCTAAGTGATATTCTTTCAATTGCTGTTCAAAAGTACCGATTCCTCCGTTTCCAGTTGCCCAGATCACACCTACCTCACAGCGGTCTTCTTCAGACATGGCAGAGAAATCAAGTCCTGCAGCTTTAATCGCCTGATCACTTGCTGCAATAGCATATTGAGTATAGACATCATACTTTTTGATTTCTTTTTTCTCAACGTAATCTTCTGCATTAAAGTCTTTGACCTCACAGGCAAAATGAGTTTTAAATTTGGTAGAATCAAACTTTGTGATTGGTCCTACTCCACTCTTACCTGCCAGGATATTCTTCCACAATTCATCTACAGAATTTCCTAATGGACTAATAACACCCATACCGGTTACGACTACTCTTTTCATCCTATTTTTTTATTTTATTTAATATTGTTAAGGCTAATGCCCTTGTATTTTTATTTATCTGTTGTACTGTCTTCGGGTTTTCTTCTCTCCGTCCGCAGTAGATTGCTATATCCTTTTGCAATGAGCCGTGTTCTGCTTTCGTTCCATACCTCACAGGTGACATTGGCAATTTGCCGGCCTTTCTTTACCATTATAGTTTCTGCAATGATCAGGTCTTCTTCTTTCGCAGCGGCGAAATAATCCACCACAAGATTGATCGTCACATAATAATAGGGCTCGTCGTAGGCAAACAGTGTCGCTCCGATGGCATCATCAATAATGGCAGCAGTAATACCGCCATGCAGGATTCCCATGGGATTGGTCATTTCTTCCCTCACCTTATGCTGTAATACCAGCTTTCCCTTTTCTACGGCTAGAATCGTTGGCCTTAACCAGTTCAATACCGGCGACAAAGAGGTCTTCATCTCTTGTCCGATGTGCTGTTTGAAAAACTCTGAGGGTTTAAGCATCTATTCCTAATTTAAGGTGAATCAGTTAAGATTTTTAGATCCACACCGCCGTGGAAGCTAAAAATTCCACGGCGCAAATATACCCACCCTTAGTTGAAAAACAAACTAAAAGGCCGAATGAATGCGGAAAAGACTAGTTAACGATCGCGGCAGCCTGTGTTTGAACAGCCATTTTCTCTGTTTCTATGGCAGTCAACCCTTTATTAATCTCATTGTACATATTTAAGGCATCGGGATGTAATGCGAGGATTCCATTTACCTGCTGTGTGTTTCCAACCGCCAATTGCTCGTTTAACAAGACCACATCTGCAGCATTCAATTGATTATTTTCGAATTTAGCCGTCCAATGGTTGATGAAACCAGCCATTTGTTTGCTCTCCATTTCTCGGGTAATTGGATTTAGGCTCTTTTTCAATAATTCGGCTTCATAGCTGGCCGGGCTGCACATTGGATTAAATGCCTTCAGAAAAGGCATATTGTATTGATTTAACTTTTTAAAAGCACCAAAAAGATAAGGCAGCGCTACAATAGCAAGGAGGATTAAAGCACCAATTGTTAGGTAATTCATATTTAAGCTAGGGTTTGATCTTTTCATTCCTACCGAATCTACCGGCAGGAGGAGGTAAAAGTAATAGAAAAATAAGGAATTTGGAAAATACTAAAGATACCATTCCATCCATTTGCGAAGCCAGCCTACGCGTTCTTTGATGAATCTGGGTGTAAAAAAGAAATTAGACCAGTCTTCAAAATGATCATGATGGAATTTGAAATAGAAGATCCACCAGGCAAAACCGAAGTATGGAATAGCGCGCAGCTCCTCTTCGGATATTGGCCGTACCGTTCTATAGCCCTCCACAAAGATTTGAAATTCCGCATCTGCAGCTTCCTGGCTTCTCTTTTTAAACAGCACGTGCAGGAAATAATGCGCATATAAAGAGGCCAGGTCATTGACCAGGTATCCTTTCCCTGCGAAATCAAAATCAAAAAAGGTCAGTGTCCCATCGGCTTGAAAATGGAAATTTTTAGGCAGGTAGTCATAGTGACAGTAGCCATAGCCAAATGTATTGAAATCAAGTGCTTTCATTTTATCAATCACCAGCCGCACCGCTTCTTCTAAAAAGGCATATTCTTCTTCCAAGCCCTTAAACGCCGGCTTAATGGATTCCAAAGGTTCAATAAGCATCGTATCTATGTTATATTCCTTTCTTTTATGCGCTAGTTCCAATCCTTCGCTGAGCGTATGAACAACCGCCATCTCTTTCCCAAGGGTAGTCAGATGAGCCTCGTTCATATCAACCACCTCTCCCTCTGCAAAAGCAAATAAAACACCATATCTTTTCCCCTCTGCTGCATTAAAAGACTGGATAAACTCTCCATGCACATCTTCAATAGGGAAAGCTACTTTTGCCCCTCCGTATTTTAAAGTATTTAGCAGTTCTACTTCCCCTTTAATTTCCGTTAGACTGCGATGCGCGGTCCTATAGATCTTAAAGATGTACTTGAAACATAGATTTTCCAGTATATAGGTATCACTTACATTGTGAATCAAGAGTCGGCAAGTCAGGTCATGAAATCCGTATTGCTGCATCAGAAATACATTTAAGGCCGATGCAGAGAGCATAGAATATTGAGTTGGGAAAATATCAGCAGGGATCATTCCACTAAAATGCAGATTATTTCCTGCCTAGCACTGATTATTCAGGTGATGATCTGCTAAAAAAATGACTGCAACACTTAAACACCTCTTAATTCAGGTTGGAAATAGAAGAGATTACCGCCTGAGGACACTGTACAGCACAGCAATTGCTTAAAAAACAACTCATCACCTTCAAAAGCCCAGGGATACTAAATGGCTTCTGCAAGAAAGCATTGCAATTGGATGCTCCTAAAGATAAAAAGTTCTTAGGAAGGCTGGAATAGATGACTACAGGAATCCGGCAAGTACGTTGGCAACTCTTTAACTGCGCACAAAGTTCTCCTCCGTTTGAGCAGGGCAGCAAGTATTCCGTTAGGACTAAATTAGGCCTAAAGTCCTCTGCGAGCGGAACAATATCCGCTACCTGATGATAGATTCTATGCTGGAAGCCTAATTTCTGAAAGCTCCAGACAGTCAGTTGCAAAGCATTTTATCGTTATCCACAACGATGATCCTTGCTGGTCGGATTTGTAAAATTGGATAATTTTCCGGTCTATTGTGTTGTTGCAAATTTACCATGAGTATCAATTTTCTATAAATTTACGAGAATATATCCCGGCTCACACCCGTCTTTATACGGTTACGCACTACACTAAACACCTGTTTTACAGGTCAGTTAAACCCAGAGTATTTAAATCAATCAAAACAACTGGAAGAATAGAAGTTTTTAGAATTGAATTGGCTTCTTCGCGCTAAAACCTCCGCAGCCATATTTTGCTGCTGGTTTGATCAGCATATAGATACCCAGCCCTATGAATACCAATGCCGCTTTAAACCCGTAAAGATCAACAAAGGGCAGATCGCTTAACGTATATACACCTCCTATGATCACCAGGATTAGCCAGCCTGATACTTTAAAGTCTTTCTGATAGCCGATCCACAGACCTATGCCCAGCATAATTGTATGCCATGACAGCACCCAGCGTGGAATCCCCAGACCTAAATTATCCAGGATCATGATTAAACCTACTGCGACAATAACTGCCCCTGCAGCAACATTAAAGTTGAATTTGTGTTTTTTTACCTGCGTTTCCATATTCTTTTTTCTTCAAAACTATGGAGGAACGCAATGCAGGTCAAGCGATTTATGTTGTACTCCCGTAGCTTATCGGTAAAATGCGGAAAAACACCGGTAGATCGCTTGTCGATTAAACCTTGATTCGTTCTATAACTGGTGTATCAGTAGCTGTATTGATTCCGCTCAGCTCTACATATTTTACATTTGGAAGCCAAAAAGAGCCGCCTTCGATTCTTACAAAAATCTTATTCAATTCAATTTTCTTATTGTTTACAGTTACATAAACATGGAACTTCTGATCTTCTTTTGAGACCATCAGATACATTGGAATCTTTTTATGGGACACAAAACGAATCTCATACTGATCTTTTCCGATCTCTTTAGTTTGGATGCCATAGGCGAACTTACGCTGGATATAGCTCAGATCTTTTTTCTCTCCGTTATCATCATAACGCAGCCAATATACCAATAATGGTTCCGCCCTGTTGACCTCACCTTTGGCATCTACATTCAGTTCATAAATGATGGTATTGGTATTCGGATCTCTTTGCAAATAGAACAGCTGATTCTTGATTCCTTTCGGCGTTGGAAATTTTAATGGAGAAGGATTATTGCGGTCAGCAGTCTGCGCATTTACCGTAAAAACGGTCAGCATAAAAATAAACAGCGCTAAGCAGACACGGCTTATTTTAGTAAAAATGATAGTAGTCATTGTGTTTTTATTTTACTCCGGTAAGCAGCCCTGTTATTAAGTCTGAGGGGAATAAGGTAGCTGCAAAGCTATAGATTTCTAAAAACAACTTATCCAGTGGATTGTCAAAATAATGGGGTGAACTGAATTTTTACAGCTCAATTTTTCTGCCAGGGGCTTACATTTCAGTGGAGTAGCAGAAAAAATGCATCGCCGCAGTAAACCTAAATAAACACCTTAATTTAAAATCATAATCAACTGAATAAAAGCACTATATTATTCAGTTAATAATTTGTTTTAATCAAATGATTAATTCTAATTTTCACACTGAAAGCGTTTTTAGCATGGCTTCTACCCAAATTGGAACCCAATGTTTTCGCTCTTCCATGAGCTGATCAAATTCAGCCTTTCCTTGCTCCCCCTCTGCTTTTAAAACCGGACTGCTGATAAAAGGAAAAACAAGCAATCCCAGCAGGTTCATGATAAAGTGCATCGGATCTACCTTCTTCTGAGTAGTGGCTTCCAGCTGCTTGTAAAAGTTAGATTCGATCAGCATTTCCTTCACATTTAGATTGGCTTCCATCCTGAAAGGGTTTGCCCTGATTTCAGTCAGGATGAACAAGGGCAGGTCGGGGTGACTTTTCAAAAGGTCAATATAGTGTCCTGCAATTCCTGCAATCTTATCCTTAAGTACCGTATTTACATCGTTCAGAATCTCCTCCAATCCCAGTAAAAAAAGCTGGAGACTTTCTTCCATTACGACATCAAACAACTTCTCTTTACTTCTGAAATAGTAGTTGAGTAAGGCCAGATTTATACCTGCCTCCGCAGCAATATCCCTGGTCCTTGTGGCTGCAAATCCTTTCTCTATAAACAGCTTGGTCGCCGCTTGCTTAATCTTTTCTTCAGTAGTCAGCGCCAAGGCCATCAATGTTTCTTTCTCTGCCATTTATCAATTGAGTGGGTTCATTCTTATCTTCACAAAGATAGCTAATCCTCTAAAGCGGATTTCAAAAAAAAAGCGATGCAGAGACTCGGCCCTGCATCGCTTTTAAGCATAATTTCTTCAGCTGCTAGAAGTCAAATTTGACTCTCGCACGAATACCCCAACTGGAAACGTTCGGGTTATCCAGGTAGTTGAATCTTTTCACCGCATCCACACGAAGTACTTTAAATATGTTCCCAACGCCCACACTTCCTTCCATATAAGGCGCTCTATTTAGGGAATTGGTGATCGGCTGCCCATTTTCATTGCGTACAAATTGCATTGCTTCCGGGTTCTTATCGGGGTTATTCTCGTCACGTAAACCGCCATACAACACTTTAAAAGACATCACTTCTCTTAATTTCAGTTTTTTAAGCAATGGGATTTTATTGAAAAAGAACCCATTAAAATTATGGTCCAGATTTACACTGGCATAATGATCACTGACAAACTCCAGGAAGTTCATCAGGT
It contains:
- a CDS encoding mechanosensitive ion channel family protein, encoding MSKIEITLDHLLDGLIARIPSFIAALITLFVGLYLIKFLLRFLTNRFTKGRIDISLSSFLLSIIKVVLYVLLLLTVASTLGIQTTSFVAVLGAAGLAVGLALQGSLSNFAGGVLILLFKPFRVGHAISTNNGVSGTVLKIDILYTTLKAGNGTTLYAPNGPLANAVINNLSDNDTRMLEYVIGVSYDSDINVARNEIIKVLAADPQILKEPEPKVLVTALADSSINLTIRAWAENKEFWPVYHRNFQLIKEELDKNSIGIPYPQREVHVITGTETAK
- the fabF gene encoding beta-ketoacyl-ACP synthase II; translated protein: MKRVVVTGMGVISPLGNSVDELWKNILAGKSGVGPITKFDSTKFKTHFACEVKDFNAEDYVEKKEIKKYDVYTQYAIAASDQAIKAAGLDFSAMSEEDRCEVGVIWATGNGGIGTFEQQLKEYHLGDGTPRFSPYFIPKMIVDIAAGVISIRNSLHGPNYCTVSACASSNTAIISAFDTIRLGKANIMIAGGSEAAITDSSVGGFNGAQALSKRNDDPEKASRPFDKDRDGFVIAEGAAALILEDYDYAIARGATIYGEMVGGGMAADAYHLTGTHPQGLGAVQGMKKALKDAGIEPEKIDYINAHATSTGLGDLSELIGIKKVFNDAPVLISGTKSMTGHLLGAAGAIESVISILSAQHDMVPATINTENLDEGMPEGLNIVLGKSVAKKINYVMNNTFGFGGHTATSIFKKYEGK
- a CDS encoding PaaI family thioesterase, with the protein product MLKPSEFFKQHIGQEMKTSLSPVLNWLRPTILAVEKGKLVLQHKVREEMTNPMGILHGGITAAIIDDAIGATLFAYDEPYYYVTINLVVDYFAAAKEEDLIIAETIMVKKGRQIANVTCEVWNESRTRLIAKGYSNLLRTERRKPEDSTTDK
- a CDS encoding phosphotransferase enzyme family protein; translation: MIPADIFPTQYSMLSASALNVFLMQQYGFHDLTCRLLIHNVSDTYILENLCFKYIFKIYRTAHRSLTEIKGEVELLNTLKYGGAKVAFPIEDVHGEFIQSFNAAEGKRYGVLFAFAEGEVVDMNEAHLTTLGKEMAVVHTLSEGLELAHKRKEYNIDTMLIEPLESIKPAFKGLEEEYAFLEEAVRLVIDKMKALDFNTFGYGYCHYDYLPKNFHFQADGTLTFFDFDFAGKGYLVNDLASLYAHYFLHVLFKKRSQEAADAEFQIFVEGYRTVRPISEEELRAIPYFGFAWWIFYFKFHHDHFEDWSNFFFTPRFIKERVGWLRKWMEWYL
- a CDS encoding LiaF transmembrane domain-containing protein, whose product is METQVKKHKFNFNVAAGAVIVAVGLIMILDNLGLGIPRWVLSWHTIMLGIGLWIGYQKDFKVSGWLILVIIGGVYTLSDLPFVDLYGFKAALVFIGLGIYMLIKPAAKYGCGGFSAKKPIQF
- a CDS encoding DUF4833 domain-containing protein, producing the protein MTTIIFTKISRVCLALFIFMLTVFTVNAQTADRNNPSPLKFPTPKGIKNQLFYLQRDPNTNTIIYELNVDAKGEVNRAEPLLVYWLRYDDNGEKKDLSYIQRKFAYGIQTKEIGKDQYEIRFVSHKKIPMYLMVSKEDQKFHVYVTVNNKKIELNKIFVRIEGGSFWLPNVKYVELSGINTATDTPVIERIKV
- a CDS encoding TetR/AcrR family transcriptional regulator, whose amino-acid sequence is MAEKETLMALALTTEEKIKQAATKLFIEKGFAATRTRDIAAEAGINLALLNYYFRSKEKLFDVVMEESLQLFLLGLEEILNDVNTVLKDKIAGIAGHYIDLLKSHPDLPLFILTEIRANPFRMEANLNVKEMLIESNFYKQLEATTQKKVDPMHFIMNLLGLLVFPFISSPVLKAEGEQGKAEFDQLMEERKHWVPIWVEAMLKTLSV